A region from the Chlamydiales bacterium genome encodes:
- a CDS encoding class I SAM-dependent rRNA methyltransferase, which yields MTTTYPRAVVLKAGKERSLMQRHPWIFSGAVDSLPQITPGEMLPVLSSTGAFLAHAYFNPTNSLAGRVLTFKDEPVDRALERLLQEAYALRRAHMQLGEAAAYRLVNAEGDGLPGLVVDCYGELVVVQINTCGMERLKPLIVQILKEVINPKSIYEKSTSAARRLEGLEDSEGLLYGTPMDEVVIEERGVRFITSASTGQKTGFFLDQREMRTLVMQHAKGRKVLNCFSYTGGFALFALKGGAEYVESVDSSAEALQFAARNTELNGFAAHKHKLIQEDAFNYLKRSAFDFDFVILDPPAFAKKRSDVDAACRGYKEINRQALEKMPAGSLLLTASCSHHISDELFQNLLFQASAEAGRNVKILSRHHQALDHPISIYHPEGSYLKSLLLYLH from the coding sequence ATGACCACTACTTATCCTCGCGCAGTGGTTCTGAAAGCCGGTAAAGAGCGCTCTCTCATGCAGAGGCATCCCTGGATCTTCTCAGGCGCTGTTGACTCCTTGCCGCAGATTACACCAGGAGAGATGCTCCCTGTTTTAAGTTCTACAGGGGCTTTTCTTGCACACGCCTACTTTAATCCGACCAACTCCCTTGCGGGAAGAGTGCTTACTTTTAAAGATGAGCCCGTAGACCGCGCGCTTGAAAGACTCCTCCAGGAGGCGTACGCGCTGAGAAGAGCGCATATGCAGTTGGGAGAGGCTGCAGCTTACAGGCTTGTGAATGCAGAAGGGGATGGCCTGCCAGGTCTTGTGGTCGACTGCTATGGCGAGCTTGTTGTAGTGCAGATCAATACGTGCGGAATGGAGCGGCTCAAGCCTCTGATCGTTCAGATCCTCAAAGAGGTGATTAATCCCAAGAGCATCTATGAGAAGTCGACCTCAGCCGCAAGACGCCTTGAAGGACTAGAAGACTCTGAAGGGCTGCTCTACGGAACACCGATGGATGAGGTTGTGATCGAGGAGAGGGGAGTTCGATTTATCACTTCTGCTTCGACAGGCCAGAAGACCGGCTTCTTCTTAGATCAGCGCGAGATGCGCACGCTTGTGATGCAGCATGCAAAAGGGCGCAAGGTGCTCAACTGCTTCTCTTACACTGGCGGTTTTGCCCTCTTTGCTTTAAAAGGTGGAGCCGAATATGTAGAGAGCGTTGACTCATCAGCAGAGGCGCTTCAGTTTGCAGCGCGAAACACAGAGCTCAATGGATTTGCAGCTCATAAGCATAAGCTTATTCAAGAGGATGCTTTCAATTATCTAAAAAGATCTGCCTTCGACTTTGATTTTGTGATTCTAGATCCTCCCGCTTTTGCAAAAAAGCGCAGCGATGTCGATGCTGCCTGCAGAGGTTACAAAGAGATCAATAGACAAGCCCTAGAGAAGATGCCTGCCGGCTCGCTCTTGCTTACAGCCTCCTGCTCGCACCACATCAGTGATGAGCTCTTCCAGAACCTTCTCTTCCAAGCATCTGCTGAAGCTGGCCGCAACGTGAAGATTCTCTCTCGCCACCATCAAGCCCTCGACCATCCGATCTCCATCTACCACCCCGAAGGCTCCTACCTCAAAAGCCTCCTCCTCTACCTCCACTGA
- the rimO gene encoding 30S ribosomal protein S12 methylthiotransferase RimO translates to MLHSGNKIHFTSLGCARNLVDTEVMIGILLQAGYEVATSVEEADFLVVNTCGFLAASREESLATIGQLFEEKKASAKLIVAGCMVQKHKDEITARFSGIHYFIGSGDMEKVLDAVRSASPGDAVTSARSFLQWGEVPRVTSTPKHYAYLKIAEGCAKRCAFCIIPTIKGPLRSKTVDQVVKEFNALLNQGTHEVILIAQDLGDFGKERKEVNALEGLLSEMLKVKKEFWLRLLYLYPDEITDELITLIKSDKRLCRYLDMPIQHINDTMLKAMRRKTSKQQIIQIIEKLRNEVEGITIRTSLMVGFPGETDEQFEELVEFVQKHPLDNVGIFKFSAEAGAHASTLPNQISEEVKEERYKRLASVQMEVVEKRAARFIGKRMQVMVEGYHPESELLMRGRYSGQCPEIDGQVIINDGRKVTAFGKLYEVEITDAAGYDLIGRVIKASPAAAPVQPEKKMQKLALV, encoded by the coding sequence ATGCTGCATAGCGGAAACAAGATCCATTTTACGAGTTTAGGCTGCGCGAGAAATCTGGTCGACACTGAAGTGATGATCGGGATTCTTCTCCAAGCTGGCTACGAAGTTGCAACAAGTGTGGAAGAGGCGGACTTTCTCGTGGTTAACACCTGCGGCTTTCTTGCTGCATCGAGAGAGGAGTCTCTCGCGACAATCGGGCAGCTCTTTGAAGAGAAAAAGGCGTCCGCAAAGCTCATCGTAGCTGGGTGCATGGTCCAGAAGCACAAGGATGAGATTACAGCGAGATTTTCTGGGATCCACTACTTTATCGGGTCTGGCGATATGGAGAAGGTTCTCGATGCCGTTCGCTCCGCATCTCCCGGCGATGCTGTGACCTCTGCTCGTAGCTTTCTGCAGTGGGGAGAAGTTCCTCGCGTCACATCGACTCCTAAACACTACGCCTACCTAAAGATTGCTGAAGGCTGCGCTAAGAGATGCGCCTTCTGTATTATTCCTACGATTAAAGGACCTCTCCGCAGCAAGACGGTCGATCAGGTGGTTAAAGAGTTTAATGCACTCTTAAATCAGGGAACGCACGAGGTGATCCTCATCGCTCAGGATCTTGGCGACTTTGGAAAAGAGCGCAAAGAGGTGAATGCTCTTGAAGGTCTACTCAGCGAGATGTTGAAAGTTAAAAAAGAGTTCTGGCTCAGGCTTCTCTACCTCTACCCGGATGAGATCACAGACGAACTCATTACGCTCATCAAGTCCGACAAGCGCCTATGCCGTTACCTTGATATGCCGATTCAGCACATTAATGACACGATGCTGAAGGCGATGCGCCGCAAGACGTCGAAGCAGCAGATTATTCAGATCATTGAAAAGCTTAGAAATGAAGTTGAAGGCATCACCATCCGCACAAGCCTTATGGTTGGTTTCCCAGGAGAAACAGATGAGCAGTTTGAAGAGCTTGTGGAATTTGTGCAGAAGCATCCTTTAGATAACGTCGGGATCTTTAAGTTCTCGGCTGAGGCTGGAGCACACGCCTCTACTCTGCCGAATCAGATCTCTGAAGAGGTAAAAGAGGAGCGCTACAAGCGCCTCGCAAGCGTTCAGATGGAGGTTGTCGAGAAGAGAGCAGCCCGATTTATCGGCAAACGCATGCAGGTGATGGTAGAGGGCTACCACCCAGAATCCGAGCTCTTGATGCGTGGCCGCTACTCTGGTCAGTGCCCCGAGATCGACGGACAGGTGATTATCAATGATGGTCGCAAGGTCACCGCGTTTGGGAAGCTCTATGAAGTTGAGATCACAGACGCTGCAGGCTACGACCTGATCGGCCGTGTGATTAAAGCCTCTCCAGCAGCAGCTCCTGTTCAGCCCGAGAAGAAGATGCAGAAGTTGGCTCTTGTATGA
- a CDS encoding peptide ABC transporter substrate-binding protein codes for MKLPSALFITSILLLTACSNSTTSVERRSKQTARFNIHSEPPSLDPRKATDTTSISVIRMCFEGLMRLGQGSAPELALANQVLISEDGKSYTFTLREASWSDGTPITAMDFEKSWKTILDPSFPSEIGLDLYILKNAKAAREGKLPLDQVGVKAVDARTLQVELSYPHPHFLLMVTSHTFLPVPSHIPEAYPNWAENEKHYVSSGPFKLKEWKHYNQITLEKNPDYWDAQAVKLNEIQLAIIEDENTELAMFENGELDWAGSPLSQLPIDALPTLMKKKEVNLYDLSGVYYFIFNTREFPFNNVKMRRAFSLAINRQAIIENVTQGRQKPATSLIPPSMWKEEISYFKDADITEARRLFAEALKELNITKSELPSLALSYNTSAAHHKIAQAIQQQWVEAFGVQVHLENKEWKVFLDEVYHHQFQIARMGGIAAINDPADFLEASRYYPSSRNQSQWYSPRYAALMDKSEQTKDAETRKAILREAEKILIEEMPIAPIYFYTGAFLKKPYLKDVFVSELSELDLKHAYLEKE; via the coding sequence TTGAAACTACCTTCGGCACTGTTTATCACCTCAATTCTTTTATTAACTGCCTGCTCAAACTCCACAACAAGTGTAGAGCGTAGAAGCAAACAGACCGCCCGTTTTAACATCCATTCGGAGCCCCCCTCCTTAGATCCGCGTAAAGCCACCGACACCACATCGATCTCTGTGATCCGGATGTGCTTCGAAGGATTAATGCGATTGGGACAAGGATCCGCTCCAGAGCTCGCTCTTGCAAACCAAGTTTTAATTTCAGAGGATGGAAAATCGTATACATTCACATTAAGAGAGGCGAGCTGGTCGGATGGAACGCCGATCACCGCCATGGATTTTGAGAAGAGCTGGAAGACGATTTTGGATCCCAGCTTTCCCTCGGAGATCGGTCTCGACCTCTACATTTTAAAAAATGCGAAGGCGGCAAGAGAGGGAAAACTTCCGCTTGATCAAGTGGGAGTAAAAGCGGTGGACGCGCGCACACTGCAGGTGGAGCTCTCCTACCCGCATCCCCACTTCCTGCTTATGGTCACATCCCACACTTTCCTTCCGGTTCCAAGTCATATTCCAGAGGCCTATCCCAACTGGGCTGAGAATGAGAAGCACTATGTAAGTTCGGGACCTTTTAAACTTAAAGAGTGGAAGCACTACAACCAGATCACGCTAGAAAAGAACCCAGACTACTGGGACGCTCAAGCAGTTAAGCTTAACGAGATCCAACTGGCGATCATCGAAGATGAGAACACAGAACTTGCCATGTTTGAAAATGGAGAGCTCGACTGGGCGGGAAGCCCGCTCTCTCAGCTTCCTATCGATGCGCTACCTACCCTTATGAAAAAGAAAGAGGTTAACCTCTACGACCTATCCGGCGTCTACTACTTTATTTTTAATACAAGAGAGTTTCCCTTCAACAACGTGAAGATGCGCAGAGCGTTTTCTCTAGCTATCAACCGCCAGGCGATCATTGAAAATGTTACGCAGGGCAGACAGAAGCCCGCCACCAGCCTTATCCCTCCCTCCATGTGGAAAGAGGAGATCTCCTACTTTAAAGATGCGGATATCACAGAGGCGCGCCGCTTGTTTGCAGAGGCGCTTAAAGAGCTCAACATCACTAAAAGCGAGCTCCCCTCTCTTGCACTCAGCTACAACACAAGTGCGGCACACCATAAAATTGCACAGGCGATCCAGCAGCAGTGGGTGGAGGCCTTCGGCGTCCAGGTCCACTTAGAAAATAAAGAGTGGAAGGTCTTTTTAGATGAGGTCTACCACCACCAGTTTCAGATCGCGCGGATGGGTGGAATTGCAGCCATCAACGATCCAGCTGACTTTTTAGAGGCATCCCGCTATTATCCCTCTAGCAGAAACCAGTCGCAGTGGTATAGTCCGCGCTATGCGGCTCTTATGGATAAGTCCGAGCAGACAAAAGATGCCGAAACGCGCAAAGCCATACTTAGAGAGGCGGAGAAAATTTTGATCGAGGAGATGCCGATTGCTCCCATCTATTTTTACACCGGAGCTTTTCTGAAAAAGCCCTACTTAAAAGATGTCTTTGTCTCTGAGCTCAGCGAACTAGATCTGAAACACGCCTATCTCGAGAAAGAGTGA
- a CDS encoding ABC transporter permease — protein sequence MFRFLIKKACILFVSLFLVSTLTFFLMHAIPGDPFVQERAVPEEILKALHKHYGLDQPLHVQYGKYLKGLFTLDLGPSFKYQGRTVNDIISEGFPISLTLGLEALLIALAFGIAFGTIAALKHQRWQDHFSMIFGVIGISVPSFILATFLQYLLAMKLDLFPVARWGTFSQSILPALSLAALPMAFIARLTRANMIEVLQQEFIQTARAKGLNSFQIVWKHVLRNALLPVVTYLGPLTAAVLTGSFAVEKIFGIPGLGQWFVLCITNRDYTVIMGTTVFYSALLMFAVFLVDILYCFIDPRIKLGSRET from the coding sequence ATGTTTCGTTTTCTGATCAAAAAAGCGTGTATCCTCTTTGTTTCTCTCTTCCTCGTCTCTACGCTCACTTTTTTTCTGATGCATGCAATTCCAGGAGACCCCTTTGTGCAAGAGAGGGCCGTCCCAGAAGAGATTCTGAAAGCCCTACACAAGCATTATGGATTGGATCAACCTCTTCACGTTCAGTATGGAAAGTACCTGAAAGGACTATTCACCCTCGATCTGGGCCCCTCCTTCAAGTATCAAGGCAGAACAGTTAACGATATCATTAGCGAGGGGTTCCCCATCTCTCTCACTCTTGGCCTTGAAGCCCTGCTGATTGCGCTCGCATTTGGAATCGCCTTCGGCACGATTGCGGCTCTGAAGCATCAGCGCTGGCAGGACCACTTCTCTATGATCTTCGGAGTCATTGGCATTTCAGTGCCAAGCTTTATTCTCGCTACATTTCTGCAGTACCTTCTAGCCATGAAACTCGACCTATTCCCCGTTGCTAGATGGGGAACATTCAGCCAATCTATCCTGCCAGCTCTATCGCTTGCAGCACTGCCAATGGCGTTTATCGCAAGGCTCACACGCGCAAATATGATTGAAGTGCTGCAGCAGGAGTTTATACAGACCGCTAGAGCGAAGGGGCTCAACTCCTTTCAGATCGTCTGGAAGCATGTGCTGCGCAATGCACTCCTTCCTGTTGTTACTTACTTAGGCCCTCTTACTGCCGCGGTGCTCACGGGCAGCTTTGCTGTCGAAAAGATCTTCGGGATCCCGGGCTTGGGCCAGTGGTTCGTGCTTTGCATCACTAATCGCGACTACACCGTTATCATGGGAACAACAGTTTTTTATAGTGCGCTGCTGATGTTTGCAGTTTTTCTTGTCGATATCCTCTACTGCTTTATCGATCCTAGAATCAAACTTGGGAGCCGAGAGACGTAA
- a CDS encoding ABC transporter permease, protein MDQELFSPLAPEQAARLSKEKEKYDSSSYWKDAWARLRANRLAMVGLCILMALLALAIVGPFLTPYTYYETHLHLKNQPPSWQFWFGTDELGRDLFTRLWWGARISLFVGISASLVDLVIGVFYGAVAGFVGSKTAELMMRVADILYAIPYLLVVILLMVVIGSGLTTIIIALTITGWIGMARIVRGQILQIRELDFVKAAYVIGASRRRILLNHLIPNAMGPIIVTVTLTIPTAIFAEAFLSFLGLGVQAPIASWGTMASDGLAALRYYPWRLFFPAIFISLTMLSFNLLGDGLHDAFDPRLRS, encoded by the coding sequence ATGGATCAAGAACTCTTTTCTCCGCTTGCACCTGAACAAGCTGCTCGCCTCTCGAAAGAAAAAGAGAAGTACGACTCATCTTCTTACTGGAAAGATGCGTGGGCAAGACTACGCGCAAATCGCTTGGCGATGGTCGGCCTCTGCATACTGATGGCACTTCTTGCGCTTGCAATCGTTGGACCTTTCCTCACGCCATACACCTACTATGAGACCCACCTGCATCTTAAAAATCAGCCTCCCTCTTGGCAGTTCTGGTTTGGTACAGATGAGCTTGGAAGGGATCTTTTTACCCGCCTCTGGTGGGGAGCAAGAATCTCTCTCTTCGTCGGTATCTCCGCCTCTCTTGTCGATCTGGTGATCGGCGTCTTTTACGGAGCAGTAGCAGGTTTTGTGGGATCGAAAACAGCGGAGCTGATGATGCGCGTTGCAGATATTCTGTATGCGATCCCCTATCTACTCGTAGTGATCCTGCTCATGGTGGTAATCGGCTCGGGCCTCACTACGATCATCATCGCCCTCACAATTACAGGATGGATTGGCATGGCGCGCATCGTGCGCGGGCAGATCCTCCAAATTAGAGAGCTCGATTTTGTTAAAGCAGCTTACGTAATTGGAGCTAGCCGCCGCAGAATCCTTTTAAACCACCTCATACCAAATGCGATGGGACCCATCATTGTAACGGTAACTCTCACAATCCCCACCGCAATTTTTGCAGAGGCATTTTTAAGCTTTTTAGGACTCGGCGTGCAGGCACCGATTGCCAGCTGGGGCACAATGGCAAGCGACGGCCTTGCTGCACTGCGCTACTACCCCTGGCGCCTCTTCTTCCCCGCCATCTTCATTAGCCTCACCATGCTCAGCTTTAACCTGCTTGGCGACGGACTGCATGACGCCTTTGACCCGAGGTTGCGCTCGTGA
- a CDS encoding ABC transporter ATP-binding protein, with the protein MKKLLEVKNLSVSFEVHKKSLHAVREISFFLNEGERLGIVGESGCGKSATAKALIQLLPSHYSKVGGEVWFDGKNLLSYSERELQKIRGKEIGMIFQDPMTSLNPTLKIGTQIIEGYLRHHPQATYQEAHACAIEMLELVGIAQPKERANAYPHTLSGGMRQRAMIALALVCRPKLLLADEPTTSLDVTIQAQILDLMKNIQQKTRTSVILITHDLSVVAGFCDRVLVMYAGRIVEDAPVEKLFENPQHPYTQRLLQSIPRLNMRKDHPLIPIEGTPPSLFSPPQGCAFCSRCAGAMNICLSQDPQGFSISQDHTSFCWKHDPRGVSK; encoded by the coding sequence GTGAAAAAACTCCTTGAAGTCAAAAACTTAAGCGTTAGCTTCGAAGTTCATAAGAAGAGCCTTCATGCAGTGCGCGAGATCTCCTTCTTTTTAAATGAGGGAGAGAGGCTTGGTATTGTCGGAGAGTCGGGCTGTGGCAAGAGCGCAACGGCAAAAGCACTTATTCAACTCCTTCCCTCCCACTACTCTAAAGTTGGAGGCGAGGTCTGGTTTGATGGTAAAAATCTACTTTCGTACAGCGAACGAGAGCTTCAGAAGATCCGAGGAAAAGAGATCGGAATGATCTTTCAAGATCCGATGACCTCTCTTAATCCCACACTAAAGATAGGAACGCAGATCATCGAAGGCTACCTGAGGCACCACCCCCAAGCGACCTACCAAGAGGCGCATGCGTGCGCCATTGAAATGCTAGAGCTCGTGGGAATTGCACAGCCAAAAGAGCGTGCAAACGCCTACCCTCACACCTTGAGCGGAGGAATGAGACAGCGGGCGATGATCGCACTCGCGCTCGTATGCAGGCCAAAACTTCTTCTTGCAGATGAGCCAACAACTTCGCTCGACGTTACCATCCAGGCCCAGATTCTAGATCTAATGAAAAACATCCAGCAGAAGACGCGCACAAGCGTAATTCTAATCACACACGATTTAAGCGTTGTTGCCGGCTTTTGCGACCGAGTACTTGTAATGTATGCCGGACGAATAGTCGAAGATGCGCCCGTGGAAAAACTCTTTGAAAATCCCCAGCACCCCTACACACAGAGGCTCCTCCAGTCCATTCCTCGCCTAAACATGAGAAAAGACCACCCTCTTATCCCGATTGAGGGCACTCCGCCTAGCCTCTTCTCTCCGCCTCAAGGATGCGCATTCTGTAGTCGCTGCGCTGGAGCGATGAACATCTGCCTTTCGCAAGATCCGCAGGGTTTTTCAATTAGCCAAGATCATACCAGCTTCTGCTGGAAACACGATCCACGAGGAGTCTCAAAATGA
- a CDS encoding ATP-binding cassette domain-containing protein — protein sequence MKNPLVQIKNLKKHYIVGKQTLKAVDDASLEIYPGETLGLVGESGCGKSTLGKTLVRLETPTSGEIYFEGEDISTLSKQGLKEFRKKIQMIFQDPYASLNPRMMAKEIIAEPLDIHGIYTRQERQKRVEELLDLVGLSGNYSGRFPHELSGGQRQRIGIARALAVNPSFLVCDEPISALDVSVQAQIITLLKRLQEEMGLTYLFIAHDLAMVKYLSTRVAVMYLGHLVELAPSDELYAKPLHPYTQALLSAIPIPDPKIERSRTRIVLTGEVPNASNPPAGCIFSTRCPHATEICHRVRPSWKESSPGHFTSCHLHP from the coding sequence ATGAAAAATCCTCTAGTTCAAATTAAGAACTTAAAGAAGCACTACATCGTCGGAAAACAGACGTTAAAAGCTGTCGATGACGCCTCTTTGGAGATCTATCCAGGAGAGACATTAGGGCTCGTAGGAGAGAGCGGCTGCGGAAAATCCACTCTGGGTAAGACGCTTGTGCGCCTTGAAACGCCAACCTCAGGAGAGATCTATTTTGAAGGAGAAGATATCTCTACCCTCTCCAAGCAGGGGCTTAAAGAGTTTCGAAAAAAGATACAGATGATCTTTCAAGATCCCTACGCCTCACTCAATCCACGAATGATGGCAAAAGAGATCATTGCAGAACCCCTTGACATCCATGGAATCTACACAAGGCAAGAGAGGCAGAAGAGAGTTGAGGAGCTCTTAGATCTCGTAGGCTTAAGCGGTAACTACTCGGGTCGCTTTCCCCATGAACTCAGCGGCGGCCAGAGACAGAGAATCGGAATTGCGCGCGCCCTTGCAGTTAACCCCTCATTTCTCGTATGCGATGAGCCGATCTCTGCGCTTGATGTCTCGGTGCAGGCTCAGATCATTACTCTTTTAAAGAGACTCCAAGAAGAGATGGGACTTACCTACCTCTTCATCGCACACGACCTTGCGATGGTTAAATACCTCTCAACTCGTGTTGCCGTGATGTATTTAGGCCACCTAGTTGAGCTCGCTCCTTCAGATGAGCTCTATGCAAAACCCCTTCACCCCTACACACAGGCGCTGCTCTCTGCGATTCCTATTCCCGACCCCAAAATCGAAAGAAGCCGCACGCGCATCGTCCTTACAGGCGAGGTTCCAAACGCTTCAAATCCGCCAGCAGGCTGCATCTTCTCCACTCGCTGCCCGCACGCAACCGAGATCTGCCACCGCGTGCGCCCCTCTTGGAAAGAGAGCTCTCCCGGCCACTTCACCTCCTGCCACCTCCACCCTTAA
- a CDS encoding universal stress protein, whose translation MKRILNRAKQVAQLDRGALKRVLGVTDLFAIGFGDLGSSIYYALGITALYAMGATPIALVLAGVVFVCTALTYAELASTFHESGGTASFARHAFNDLISFIAGWGLLFDYIVTIAISAFAIAPYLSFFFPVMKEVQLVHLAFTVGIILLLLLINTLGVHQSTRMSFVLVSVTIVTQLIIVVIAIFWLFDLEKIIDHLRINVPNVSWSPTWPEFWKGTAMAMVAYTGIESIAQLGAEAKKPSKTVPRAIMITMAVLVLMYIGISLSALSVVSPLELGTTYVDDPVAGIVNHLPFGNVALGAWVGIFAAVLLFVASNAGLVGASRLSFNMGEYYQLPRFFYKLHKRFRTPYVALAFFAVVAIIIVLVSEGRMVFLADLYNFGAMIAFFFAHLSVIMLRIKKPNLHRPFRIPFNIRIGKHSIPLTAVIGCLATFSVWVLVVVTKPAGRYIGFAWMIFGVCMYLYYRKKYKLTSTGQLEIERVHVPDYKPLEVKNILVPILGRTQVETLQMACELAHLHEAKISAIHVIEVPASMPLDATLESRTLIAEAVLKRAEAIAREFNLTIELRVIRARYTDKAILEILNEEKVDLLVIGAAREKDEQGVGLMVEKILRNAPCRVWVCSGEKKSDGLFGEDRLLVTY comes from the coding sequence ATGAAGCGTATTTTAAATCGTGCAAAGCAGGTGGCTCAACTCGATCGCGGAGCGCTCAAGAGGGTGCTCGGTGTTACGGATCTTTTTGCAATAGGATTTGGCGATCTCGGGTCGTCGATCTACTACGCTCTGGGGATAACAGCACTTTATGCGATGGGGGCAACACCGATTGCGCTCGTGCTGGCGGGTGTTGTCTTTGTGTGCACGGCGCTCACCTATGCTGAACTCGCCTCCACATTTCACGAATCGGGAGGAACGGCGAGCTTTGCGAGACACGCGTTTAACGATCTGATCTCTTTTATTGCCGGATGGGGACTGCTCTTCGACTACATTGTTACCATCGCTATTTCGGCATTTGCAATTGCCCCCTACCTCTCCTTCTTCTTCCCAGTCATGAAAGAGGTTCAACTGGTCCACCTCGCCTTTACGGTGGGGATAATTCTCCTGCTTCTCTTGATTAACACGCTTGGCGTTCACCAGTCGACGCGGATGAGTTTTGTGCTCGTTTCGGTTACGATTGTGACTCAATTAATCATCGTCGTAATTGCTATCTTCTGGCTGTTTGATCTTGAGAAGATTATCGATCATCTGAGAATTAACGTGCCCAATGTATCCTGGTCGCCCACATGGCCAGAGTTCTGGAAGGGAACTGCGATGGCGATGGTGGCATACACGGGAATCGAGTCGATTGCGCAGCTGGGAGCGGAGGCGAAGAAGCCTTCGAAAACAGTTCCGCGCGCAATCATGATTACGATGGCGGTTCTGGTGCTCATGTATATCGGGATCTCTCTTTCTGCTCTCTCTGTCGTCTCTCCGCTTGAACTTGGAACGACCTATGTAGACGATCCTGTTGCGGGAATCGTCAACCATCTTCCTTTTGGAAATGTAGCCTTGGGAGCATGGGTGGGGATTTTTGCAGCTGTTCTTCTCTTTGTGGCTTCAAATGCGGGTCTTGTAGGAGCTTCGAGGCTCTCATTTAACATGGGTGAGTACTACCAGCTGCCGCGCTTCTTCTACAAACTGCATAAGCGTTTCCGCACTCCTTACGTTGCCCTTGCATTTTTTGCAGTAGTGGCAATTATCATCGTGCTTGTGAGTGAGGGGAGGATGGTCTTTTTGGCCGACCTTTACAACTTCGGTGCGATGATCGCCTTCTTCTTTGCGCATCTTTCGGTAATCATGCTGCGCATTAAAAAACCAAACTTACACCGCCCCTTTAGAATCCCATTCAACATCAGAATTGGAAAGCATTCGATCCCGCTAACTGCGGTAATCGGTTGTCTTGCTACGTTCAGCGTCTGGGTTCTAGTCGTGGTCACAAAGCCTGCTGGTCGCTACATCGGGTTTGCTTGGATGATCTTCGGGGTCTGCATGTATCTCTACTACCGCAAGAAGTATAAGCTCACATCTACAGGCCAACTCGAAATTGAACGCGTACACGTTCCCGATTACAAGCCGCTTGAAGTAAAGAACATTCTTGTTCCGATCTTAGGCCGCACACAGGTCGAAACGCTTCAGATGGCGTGCGAGCTTGCGCACCTCCATGAGGCGAAAATTTCAGCGATCCACGTGATCGAAGTTCCCGCTTCGATGCCTCTGGATGCGACACTCGAATCGAGAACGCTTATCGCGGAGGCTGTTCTTAAAAGGGCTGAGGCGATTGCGCGCGAATTCAACCTCACCATTGAACTGCGTGTGATCCGTGCGCGTTACACCGACAAGGCGATTTTAGAGATTCTCAATGAAGAGAAGGTAGATCTTCTCGTAATTGGTGCAGCTCGAGAAAAAGATGAGCAGGGCGTTGGACTAATGGTGGAGAAGATTCTCCGCAACGCACCTTGCAGAGTCTGGGTCTGCAGCGGCGAGAAAAAGAGCGATGGTCTCTTCGGCGAAGATCGCCTCCTCGTCACCTACTAA
- the ispH gene encoding 4-hydroxy-3-methylbut-2-enyl diphosphate reductase: MKLLLSKPRGFCAGVERAIETVERALKLWGAPIYVKHEIVHNKHVVEDLKKKGAIFIEDLESVPRGARLIYSAHGVSPEVRALAKSRELIEIDATCGLVTKVHSAVKRYAEKGYHIILIGHKKHVEIIGTFGEAPDVTTIVESAKDVEALRFPPEQRLFYTTQTTLSLDDVKEITDALSAKYPHIETLPSSSICYATTNRQLALRQITAEADLVLVVGDPRSSNSNRLREVATVRGVTAYLINGEEEIDAAWLIGVQTISLTAGASTPEEVVQRCIKRLQELGVSSVEEVTFTEENVFFQLPRQVLV, translated from the coding sequence ATGAAGCTTCTTCTTTCTAAGCCGCGTGGGTTTTGTGCTGGGGTTGAGAGGGCGATCGAAACGGTCGAGCGCGCTTTAAAACTATGGGGTGCTCCGATCTACGTGAAGCATGAGATCGTGCACAATAAGCATGTGGTAGAGGATCTCAAAAAGAAGGGGGCGATTTTTATTGAAGATCTCGAGTCGGTCCCAAGAGGGGCTAGGCTGATCTACTCTGCACATGGGGTCTCTCCTGAGGTGCGAGCTCTTGCAAAATCGAGAGAGCTGATTGAGATCGATGCGACCTGCGGGCTTGTAACCAAGGTCCATTCTGCTGTGAAGCGGTATGCTGAGAAGGGGTACCATATCATCTTGATCGGGCACAAAAAGCATGTGGAGATTATCGGCACATTTGGCGAGGCTCCCGATGTCACAACGATTGTCGAATCGGCAAAGGATGTGGAGGCGTTAAGATTTCCTCCTGAGCAGAGGCTCTTCTACACGACTCAGACTACCTTAAGCCTAGATGATGTGAAGGAGATTACAGATGCTCTCAGCGCCAAGTATCCACATATCGAAACGCTTCCGAGCTCATCCATCTGCTACGCAACCACAAATAGACAGCTCGCTTTAAGACAGATCACTGCCGAAGCTGATCTCGTTCTTGTTGTGGGCGATCCGCGCAGTTCAAACTCGAATCGCTTGCGCGAAGTGGCAACTGTGCGCGGAGTAACGGCCTACCTGATCAATGGCGAAGAGGAGATCGATGCTGCCTGGCTCATCGGCGTGCAGACGATTAGCTTAACAGCTGGGGCTTCAACACCTGAAGAGGTGGTTCAGCGCTGCATTAAGCGTCTTCAAGAGCTCGGTGTCTCTTCGGTCGAAGAGGTCACCTTCACTGAAGAGAACGTCTTCTTTCAGCTTCCCCGACAAGTCCTCGTCTAA